GCAAGTCATTACGGAGACGGATGGAATAAAGCATCAGGTGTACTACAGTTATGATGCCAATGGGAATTTGGCTCGTAGCTGGACTACACTAAAACAAGTGGATAACAGCCTGTTAATTCAGGATAAACGATATCGTTATGATAGTGAGCAGAACCTGTTGCAGACGGCAACGGTCAACAACTTTGGTGTGTTCCATACGGACGACGCCCAATATAATGCGTTTGGGGAAGTTGTTGCCAAAGGCATGAACGGCAGCTATAGCACTCATGTGGATTATGATCGTTTAGGGCGAGTTTGGCGTTCCAATACTCAAGGGCATTATCAAATTTTTGTTTATGATTTGATGAATAATGTGACTCAAGTAGTGACTTCAACCAACACATTTAGTGATGAATATCAACGATTTGGTGTGGATTTATCAGGAAAAGATTTTGAACGGGCGGAGAGCTATGATCAGCGTACATGGCTCTACGATTTACAGCGTCAGAATAATGTTTATGACTCATTAGGGCATCTTTTAAGCCAAACGAAAGAGTTTAGTGTTCCTGCTTCGGAGCAAATTAATACTGGTTATTTGAAACACGCCTCTCAGTCACAAACCGTTGATCGTTGGGGCAATATGCTCAGCTTTACCAACTCCCTGGGCTTTCAGACTCGTTATGAATACAATGCGTTTAATCAGGTAGTCAAACAGGAGTTGCCTGAGGTTCAGGTGGTTGATGAGCATGGGGTAGGGAGTACTTTAAAACCGGTTAACACCTATGCTTATGATGAGTTGGGACAGGCTATAGCTATGGTTGATGCGAATGGCCACGTGGTGAGTAAAGAATATGATGCACTGGGGCGGGTTATTTTAGAGAGGGATGCCCGGGGATATCAGCGAGCGAAGCATTATAATTTATTGGAGCAACTCACCCAATCCGTCAATGAGTTGGGGGCAGTGACCAGCTACACTTATGATAATGCCAATAGGTTAGTCGCAATCAATACAGCAAACACCCATCAGCAGTATGACTATGATGAGGCTGGTCAATTGATAAAGCAACAAAATGGCGAGAAAGAACAAACCCTTTTTTGGTATGATACTTTAGGTAATCAGGTCAAACGTCGTGATGCCCGTGGATATGAGACGAATTATAAATACGATGCTTTTGGTCGTAAAACGGAAGAAAAAGACGCCTTAGGCCACACTCAGTTCTGGGTCTATAACAATCAGGGGCAATTGGAAGAACATACGGACTTAGGGGGGCGCCTTACGCACTATGACTATAATACCAATGGATTATTAATTGAGGAGCATTCTACTTCAGGGAAACACACTAAATATTTTTATCAGGGAGATGGTGAGTTAACCCAATTTGTTGATGAAACGAAGAATGAAATAATCCGCTATACCTATGATGCTCAAGGCCAGATGACGAGTAAAGATTCAGGTCGGGGGGCTATGGTTGACGATGGATGGATTAGAGAAACAGACTATTATCAATACGATGCCCTGGGTCGCTTAATCGAGGTGAGACGCCGAAACCCCGCGGATACAGACAAAAATTTTCCCAACAAAGAGCATGCCTTACTGTCCATTGATTATGAGTATGATGCAGTGGGTAATATACGCCACACGCAAGTGAGTGCCCATGATAGTACCAAGGGTAAAGGGCAAGTTCATAGCGATGATTATTATCTTTATGATGAAAACAATCGTATGACGGTCAACAAGGGGCAATTGGTTAATGGTCAGATTATGATGACGAGTAGCCAAGGTAGTACGGTTTCTTATGATGCGGCGGGCAATATCAAGGATTCTGTTAAATATGAACATGGTTTACAACAAAAATACCATTATGAATACAATAAAGACAACCAACTGGAGTTGATTCAAAAAAACGATATTAATCTGCAGTCCAAGCGCTATGATAAAGCCGGCCGGGTGTATTTAGAGAGTAGTTTTGATGCTGGTGGAAATTTGGCTCAATCCAACATTATGTCGTTTCGTCATGGGGTATTGGAGGCGCAAAGGACGGTGAATGGAGGGGGAGTTGAAGTATCTCATAGTAGTTACGGGTATGATGTGGTGGGTAATCTAACTGATGTCTCTACCTACGTGAAAGACCCCGGTAAAATATTCGGCTATACCTCAAAACATCATTATAGCTATGCTCTATGGGATGGTTATCTCCAAAGTTTGGATGAAGCAACGCAAATTGATGATAGGGGAGGGGGGAGTAATGGCAGTAGTAGAAGAATCTATGATGTGAACGGTCAATTAGAGGAAGCGCGTGATGAGGGGGGAGCGAATAGCAGCCATTATTTGAATAGCACCTTTGAAGGGATGAAAGCGCGCAAGGACAAGGAGGGTCAAATCAGTTATTTGAGTGTTGCAGGAAAAACGATAGGTGATTTACACGTAGACCAAGAGGGTAACCAACAATTAACGGTTTATGGAGGATTTACACCTACGGGTACGCAGCAAAAAGCAGGGCCTGCGGCTAAGTATTCATGGAGTCGACCGACGAGTGAGCAGAGTATCAATGGATTTTTAAATGGTGGGAACGAGAGCCGTGTTAATGGAGTCGCGCCTGATGCGCCGCAAGACAATCTTGGTTCTTATACTGTTCAGTCTGGGGATAGTTTAGAAAACATTGCGTTGCAGGTTTATGGTGACAGCAGTTTATGGTATCTGTTAGCGGATGCCAATGGCATAAGTGATAGAGGCGCCCAGGCAGGCAGCAGCGAGCAGCTGCATATAGGACAGAGGCTTAATATTCCTCCTGTGGCCACAGGCCAGCATCATAGCAGTGGTACTCATAAAGTGCTTAATGGCACTCAGATGATAGGGGATACCAGTGCTACGGTAATTGCCCCCGCCGCCCCACCGCCGTTACCGAAAAAGCATGGTTTATTTTCCAAGATTGTTGTCGCTGTTGTTTCTGTAGTGGCGACGGTGATGACTGCGGGTATTATGGGTGCTTTAGCGGGTGTTGGCGCCACCAGTGGTGGTTTATTCGCCACGGGGATGGAAGTTCTTGGCGGTAGTTTAATGCATGGTTTAGGTGCAACGCTCGGAGCTGGTTTTACTGCGGGGTTCATTGGCAACATAGCAAGCCAAGGGGTTGCCAAAGCACTCGAGCTGCAAGAGAGCATCTCTCTTAAAGGCGCGTTGATTACCGGTCTTGCGACTGCGGCCTCCAGTGGTTTGTTACGAGGATTAAATGGCAGCAAAGTATATCAACAGTTCACTAACACTATGGATGAACTATCTGTATCGAAAGCCTTTAGCATTTCCAGCGCGGCGCAACTAATGGAGCAAAACGCGTTAAGCCAGAGCATTAGCCTTTCGCTGCAAAAACACCAACACTTCGACTGGGAGCAACTTGCCGTATCTGGTGTCACCGCGGGTCTAATGGGAGGGGCACTAGGAAGCAAACTGGATAAAATCCTAAGAGGCCTAGACCACAACACCGGCATGCTGAGCTCTGAATTAAGGGCTTTAACCAACGCGGGATTAAACAGCGCGGTTGCCGGCAGCCAACTCAATGCCTTGGATGTGCTTCAAGATAATTTAGGCGCTGCAATTGGCTCTGCAATAACGGATAAAAGGAGCGAATTAGAACAGTCGCAAATCACAGGCAAAGATTTAGCACGATTAAAACTAAAAGAAATCGACGAGATGGATGAGTATTGTCCTATCCCCACTGAAGAAGGCGCTTATTCTCCTATACCTGAAGGTACTTATGAACGATTCCATCAAGAAATCCTAGCCCACCAACGAGCTGCTTTAGAGCAGGAAGAGCAAGATAATTATGAAGCGCGGGAGTTAAGTGGTAGCGAGGGATATGAATCTGCTCAACCCCATCTGAGTAATCAGCAAACACTAAGTTTAGGGAATTATGAACGCCTGTCCTTTGATTCGGATTTGTTTAAATCTAGCAATGATGGAGTTAAAGAGCTTGGTTTTGAGAGTCAAGTGTATTGGAATTCTAAAGAGCATGGAGTGGGGCAGTTTGTTGGCGATTCTAATATGAATATAGGTCTTATCGATTTTGTATTTAAAGATAATGAATTAGACATCAATTCATTATCTAATAAAAAAGAGATTTGGGTTGCTTTGAATTCTAAATTTGGAACAAAGATAAATTTTTTAGCAATAAACAATGCTGAAGGTGGGCAAGCAAAACGAGGTTATTTGCCTATGGAGGATGGTAAAGTACTAGGTAAAAGCGGGATCACTATTGCTACTGGATTTGATATTGGTCAGTATAGTAAGCGACAAATTAAGGATCTGAAATTTCCTAAGGCATTAGAAAAAAAGCTATTACCCTTCGCAGAGTTAATAAAGGATGATGCAAAAAAATTACTTCCTTTGGCTAATCAGACTATTATATCTACCGAAGAAGCTAATTTAATTGATTTTAAAATAAAGAGAATTCATTTGAATTCTGCAATTAAAGATTGGAACGCCAATAAGTTCGAAAATACCCCAGCTTTTCAAGATCTAACTTCTGGCCAACAAACTGTTTTGTTTTCGAGAACTTTTCATCAAGGACCAAGTATGCCAAGATTACCAGTTTCTCAAAAATTTTATAGGGCAGCTTTAGAAAATAATTGGGTTGAAGCTGAAAAACATTTAAGAAATTATAATGTAAAAGCTAAGTGGTACGTGAATCGAGTTAATAATGAGGCTGATATACTAAAACGAGAAAGGTTATTAAAATGAAAGTGTGCCAAATTTATTTTTTAGTTGTTGTTTCTTTTATTTCCGTCCAAGTAAACGCTCAAAAATATGAATATACAGGAAACTGTAGTATGGATAATTATCAAGAAAATTTTGAAGATTGTTTAGATAAGGAACTTGCTACGTACGATAAAGAATTAAATATTTTATATAAGAGAGAATCTAAATACTCATCCTATAAACAATTACAAAAGGCTGAGAGGTTATGGATTAAATTTAAGAAAGAAGATTGTGTTTATATTGCTCGCACAGTTCATGGTGGCAAAATGTACCCATTCATATATAGAGCATGCCTTATTAATAAAACAAAAGCTAGGATATCTGATCTCAAAAGATCTGTTTTCTATCGAGGATGGTTCAAAGATTAGAGCTTGTCTGATTAAGCATGAAGTAAACTATTTATATAGCCAGCATAGATACTATGATAAAGCCGGCCGGGTGTATTTAGAGAGTAGTTTTGATGCTGGTGGAAATTTGGCTCAATCCAACATTATGTCGTTTCGTCATGGGGTATTGGAGGCGCAAAGGACGGTGAATGGAGGGGGAGTTGAAGTATCTCATAGTAGTTACGGGTATGATGTGGTGGGTAATCTAACTGATGTCTCTACCTACGTGAAAGACCCCGGTAAAGTATTCGGCTATACCTCAAAACATCATTATAGTTTGTACAAGGCTATGTTGGAGACTCATAGAGAAGCAGTAATAAATGCTAAGCAGGATGAATTAGATAAGGAGAAAAAAATTGAGGGGGCTCAAAAAATACTAGAGGAAGGTTCTGATCCAGATTTTTTTTCTAAACTAACAGGTATTTTTATAGAAAATATCAGGTTATTACGAAGATTGAGTAATTAGTGGAGTGCTCTACTTTTTGATGAAAATTTTGACTTCTAAAAACACAATTCTTGCTTCAGCTGTAGTATTGTAGTCTGGATTAGCCGCCTTTGGCGGCGTAATCTGATTTATCCCAGATTAATACTCCACGGTCTATCTTATTTTTAAAGGAACTCGCGGATTATGGCTTTACCTAATCCGGTCTTGCGACTGCGGCCTCCAGTGGTTTGTTACGAGGATTAAATGGCAGCAAAGTATATCAACAGTTCACTAACACTATGGATGAACTATCTGTATCGAAAGCCTTTAGCATTTCCAGCGCGGCGCAACTAATGGAGCAAAACGCGTTAAGCCAGAGCATTAGCCTTTCGCTGCAAAAACACCAACACTTCGACTGGGAGCAACTTGCCGTATCTGGTGTCACCGCGGGTCTAATGGGAGGGGCACTAGGAAGCAAACTGGATAAAACCCTAAGAGGCCTAGACCACAACACCGGCATGCTGAGCTCTGAATTAAGGGCTTTAACCAACGCGGGATTAAACAGCGCGGTTGCCGGCAGCCAACTCAATGCCTTGGATGTGCTTCAAGATAATTTAGGCGCTGCAATTGGCTCTGCAATAACGGATAAAAGGAGCGAATTAGAACAGTCGCAAATCACAGGCAAAGATTTAGCACGATTAAAACTAAAAGAAATCGACGAGATGGATGAGTATTGTCCTATCCCCACTGAAGAAGGCGCTTATTCTCCTATACCTGAAGGTACTTATGAACGATTCCATCAAGAAATCCTAGCCCACCAACGAGCTGCTTTAGAGCAGGAAGAGCAAGATAATTATGAAGCGCGGGAGTTAAGTGGTAGCGAGGGATATGAATCTGCTCAACCCCATCTGAGTAATCAGCAAACACTAAGTTTAGGGAATTATGAACGCCTGTCCTTGGATTCGGATTTGTTTAAATCTAGCAATGATGGAGTTAAAGAGCTTAATTTTGAGAGTAAAGTGTATTGGAGTTTTAAAGAGCATGAAGGGAGCAATACTATTGCAGGAATTAAACTTAAGGGACTTGAGTGGCGTGGTCATAGTAGAGAAGGGCAATATGACATTAATTATGATGAACTCCTAGTTAAACAGCATGGTTCTGCTTACAAGAAAGATGAAGTTGTAGATAAATCATATTATTTTCGCACCCCGGGCTCTCCTGTATGGGGGTATGCAAGTAGAGAAACTCAAATAGAAACTATTGACGCTTTAATTACATCTGCTATCGAACATGAATTAAGCTTACGCGATACTGCCCATGTATTAGTAATTGCCCGCCATGAGTCAGGTTTTAATCCTTATGCGGCTGCTGGTTCTACTACAGCGAGCGGTCTTGGTCAGTTTGTTGAACATACAGGAGATGCATATGGTATAAACGGCTCGACCAGATGGAATATAAAAGTACAGGCGGATGCTTTAGTAAGTCATTTCATAGATAATAAGGCCTTAGTAAAGCAAAGAAAATTGACTGAATCTTATATTTATAAATTCCACCACGATGGTCCAACGAGAAATTATGGTGGATTAGCGTTATCAATGAATAAAATTATGCCAAAAATAGGAAGTATTACTCATGCGATTCATAAAATATTTTAATACCTGCTTTTTATTAGTATGCATATCTATGTCTCCACAAACTGCAGATGCTCTAGTGGTTGAAAAGAAATGTGGGAAATATATTTTTCAGGTACAAATAACAAATGAGAATGATATTGGCGAAAGGCTATATAAGCTGTATTACCAGATAGCTGATCAGGAAAAAAAATTATTCTATCAAACGGAGCTAGGGATGAGCTTGGCAGCAGCATGTATACAAAATAATAAAAAACAATATTTGATGCTTTTTCAAGAAAATTGCGGTGGCAATGGGTGTCCAGAAGATATTTTTGGGATATACGATCCTAATGAAAAGAGAATGCTAGTCAAGCCAGCTGATTGGCCCAAAGGTAATACAAAAGAAATTGAAAAAATGATAGGTCATCAACTTGAATCCTCAGATAATGAGAAGTCTTTTTTTTGTTGCGGCCGCCAGTTATATGATTTCCGATTTGGCCATTTTAAGCGCTCTAACTCTGAAAAAGATGGGGCTGTCAAGAGCAACTAGATTGAATTATCTGTATCTAAAGCCTTCAGCCCACTGAAGAAGGCGCTTATTCCCCCATACGTGAAGGTACCTATGAACGATTCCATCAAGAAA
This Legionella fallonii LLAP-10 DNA region includes the following protein-coding sequences:
- a CDS encoding lytic transglycosylase domain-containing protein; this encodes MLRGLNGSKVYQQFTNTMDELSVSKAFSISSAAQLMEQNALSQSISLSLQKHQHFDWEQLAVSGVTAGLMGGALGSKLDKTLRGLDHNTGMLSSELRALTNAGLNSAVAGSQLNALDVLQDNLGAAIGSAITDKRSELEQSQITGKDLARLKLKEIDEMDEYCPIPTEEGAYSPIPEGTYERFHQEILAHQRAALEQEEQDNYEARELSGSEGYESAQPHLSNQQTLSLGNYERLSLDSDLFKSSNDGVKELNFESKVYWSFKEHEGSNTIAGIKLKGLEWRGHSREGQYDINYDELLVKQHGSAYKKDEVVDKSYYFRTPGSPVWGYASRETQIETIDALITSAIEHELSLRDTAHVLVIARHESGFNPYAAAGSTTASGLGQFVEHTGDAYGINGSTRWNIKVQADALVSHFIDNKALVKQRKLTESYIYKFHHDGPTRNYGGLALSMNKIMPKIGSITHAIHKIF
- a CDS encoding lysozyme inhibitor LprI family protein, which translates into the protein MKVCQIYFLVVVSFISVQVNAQKYEYTGNCSMDNYQENFEDCLDKELATYDKELNILYKRESKYSSYKQLQKAERLWIKFKKEDCVYIARTVHGGKMYPFIYRACLINKTKARISDLKRSVFYRGWFKD